A genome region from Musa acuminata AAA Group cultivar baxijiao chromosome BXJ3-5, Cavendish_Baxijiao_AAA, whole genome shotgun sequence includes the following:
- the LOC135639013 gene encoding uncharacterized protein LOC135639013, which translates to MSLALLQGYSSDEEEVGARASPSSPFLSDDEARGGEDGEEEDWDDDEEEALKERSRRVKRKRSLADASGPPANSFLPSALDAFDEITGPPEFLNNCAAAPEETTEALGVLDRRMRNRSKRDRKDLPAGAVVEAKAQLIGIRDRVRNDVEGSCPTSNSSMIPGGKRLISATNPDPKDAAELLRVCLQCGIPKTYSHSRGMVCPVCGDRPIAEQKVSDKTKGSTVKDKEKLKRMKGQSSHATWKTETEMQLRQQYD; encoded by the exons ATGAGCTTAGCACTGTTGCAGGGCTACTCCTCGGACGAGGAAGAGGTCGGCGCAAgagcctctccttcttctccttttctcagCGACGATGAAGCAAGGGGTGGAGAGGATGGCGAGGAGGAGGATTGggacgacgacgaagaagaagccCTGAAGGAACGTTCTAGGCGAGTGAAAAGGAAGAGGTCGCTCGCCGATGCCTCTGGTCCACCCGCTAATTCCTTCCTCCCCTCCGCGTTAGATGCCTTCGATGAG ATCACGGGGCCGCCTGAGTTCCTCAACAATTGTGCTGCTGCTCCTGAGGAGACAACCGAGGCGCTGGGGGTGCTCGATCGGAGAATGAGGAATAGATCCAAGAGAGACAGGAAAGATCTTCCAGCTG GTGCTGTTGTTGAGGCCAAAGCTCAATTAATTGGAATTCGTGACCGAGTAAGAAATGATGTAGAGGGAAGCTGTCCCACATCAAACTCCAGCATGATACCTGGTGGCAAGCGTCTCATTTCTGCAACAAATCCTGACCCAAAAGATGCTGCAGAATTGTTAAG GGTGTGCCTGCAGTGTGGGATTCCTAAGACCTACTCTCATTCCCGTGGTATGGTGTGCCCAGTTTGCGGAGATCGCCCTATTGCAGAACAGAAAGTGTCCGATAAAACGAAGGGGTCGACTGTCAAAGACAAGGAGAAGCTTAAGAGGATGAAGGGACAATCGAGCCATGCGACTTGGAAGACTGAGACAGAGATGCAATTGAGGCAACAATACGATTAG